A genomic region of bacterium contains the following coding sequences:
- a CDS encoding FixH family protein has translation MNTSKIWRFAVVTLALLVLAGCPDTGDDDDDDAASGGEVTSEDGRFTATFELSPDDPVAGENALVMTLYDAGGQTIEGADVTAEPFMPSMGHGSDEEPAVEELGGGVYRVENIVYTMAGAWELAIDVTADGVSDTFALEFDVT, from the coding sequence ATGAACACATCAAAAATTTGGCGGTTTGCCGTCGTCACGCTGGCGTTGCTTGTTCTCGCGGGCTGCCCGGATACGGGCGATGACGACGACGACGACGCGGCCTCCGGCGGCGAAGTCACGTCGGAGGACGGGCGTTTCACGGCGACCTTCGAGCTTTCACCTGACGATCCGGTGGCCGGCGAGAACGCGCTCGTCATGACGCTCTACGACGCCGGCGGGCAGACGATCGAGGGCGCTGACGTAACGGCGGAACCCTTCATGCCGTCCATGGGCCACGGTAGCGACGAGGAGCCGGCGGTTGAAGAGCTTGGCGGCGGCGTGTACCGCGTCGAGAACATCGTCTATACGATGGCCGGCGCGTGGGAACTCGCCATCGACGTCACCGCCGACGGCGTGTCCGATACCTTCGCGCTCGAATTCGACGTTACCTGA